A window of the Bdellovibrio svalbardensis genome harbors these coding sequences:
- a CDS encoding linear amide C-N hydrolase, with translation MKTLYILMSLLVAIPAFPCSRFVSIGKNQKQDVIVGRSMDWLEDPGSNMWLFPRGIARDGLAGDNSLKWTSKYGSVVLTSYDVGTADGLNEKGLVANILYLTESDFGTRNQKMPGLAVSLWAQYYLDNFQTVAEAIASMEKTPFQVLTGAIETVGGRKEGTVHLAISDRTGDTAVIEYIKGEVKIYHDKDYRVMTNSPPFDQQLAGLKQYKGFGGSKDLPGTTDAADRFVRAAFYSEHLPEPQDYREAVAGVLSVIRNVSQPFGTSDPARPNISPTRWRVVADLTKGIYFYESSVAPNLVWVQLPKLDFRKNASVKKITLVKNYDLVGDITNKFKKTKSFQFQKPGVTVNLKAGL, from the coding sequence ATGAAAACACTTTATATTCTTATGTCTTTGCTGGTGGCGATTCCTGCATTCCCATGTTCGCGGTTTGTGTCTATTGGAAAAAATCAGAAGCAAGATGTGATCGTCGGGCGAAGCATGGATTGGCTTGAAGACCCCGGCAGCAATATGTGGTTGTTTCCACGCGGGATTGCGCGCGACGGGCTGGCGGGCGACAACTCTTTGAAGTGGACCTCAAAATATGGAAGTGTTGTTTTAACTTCCTACGACGTTGGAACGGCTGACGGTCTGAATGAAAAAGGCCTTGTGGCCAACATTCTTTATCTAACTGAAAGTGATTTTGGGACCCGCAATCAAAAGATGCCGGGCTTGGCCGTGAGTCTTTGGGCTCAGTACTATTTAGACAACTTCCAAACCGTCGCCGAGGCCATTGCATCAATGGAGAAGACACCATTTCAAGTTCTTACGGGAGCTATTGAAACTGTCGGAGGACGAAAGGAAGGGACTGTCCACTTGGCGATTTCGGATAGAACCGGTGACACTGCCGTTATTGAATACATTAAGGGCGAAGTGAAAATCTATCACGACAAAGATTACAGAGTGATGACGAACTCTCCTCCTTTTGATCAGCAACTTGCTGGGTTGAAGCAGTATAAGGGTTTTGGTGGAAGTAAGGATTTACCAGGTACGACAGATGCGGCAGACCGCTTTGTGCGAGCTGCGTTTTACTCAGAGCATTTACCAGAACCACAAGACTATCGCGAAGCTGTCGCGGGTGTTCTGAGCGTGATTCGAAATGTTTCGCAGCCGTTCGGCACTTCCGATCCCGCCCGACCTAATATTTCGCCTACACGTTGGCGTGTGGTTGCGGATCTAACCAAGGGAATTTACTTTTACGAAAGCTCCGTGGCCCCCAACCTTGTGTGGGTGCAATTGCCAAAGCTGGATTTTCGTAAAAACGCTAGTGTGAAGAAAATCACCTTGGTTAAAAACTATGACCTCGTTGGTGACATCACCAACAAATTTAAAAAGACCAAGAGTTTTCAATTTCAAAAACCCGGTGTGACCGTCAATTTGAAGGCGGGCCTGTAG